A DNA window from Providencia huaxiensis contains the following coding sequences:
- a CDS encoding RusA family crossover junction endodeoxyribonuclease yields the protein MSGYLSLVLPFPPSVNACWRNINGKTLISAKGRAFRASAIAAIYTQLRPRPRVITENVSVIVKMFPPTYHRRDIDNYLKAPFDAITHANIWKDDEQVKHVDITWCEVVKGGRFEIEIRPLNAEVEKIS from the coding sequence ATGTCTGGATATTTAAGTCTAGTCCTGCCTTTTCCACCAAGTGTTAATGCTTGCTGGCGGAACATCAACGGTAAAACGTTAATCAGCGCAAAAGGGCGTGCGTTCCGGGCTAGTGCAATAGCTGCTATTTATACCCAATTAAGACCAAGGCCTAGGGTAATTACTGAAAATGTATCCGTCATTGTGAAGATGTTCCCACCCACTTATCACAGAAGGGATATTGATAACTATCTAAAAGCACCATTTGACGCCATCACCCATGCCAATATTTGGAAAGACGATGAGCAAGTTAAGCATGTTGATATCACTTGGTGTGAGGTAGTTAAAGGTGGTCGATTTGAAATTGAGATAAGGCCTCTCAATGCAGAAGTGGAGAAAATATCATGA
- a CDS encoding DUF2190 family protein yields the protein MAKNYQQQGLTVEIKNTGATAIISGDLVMVGALACIAATNIEPGETGDGFAEGVFLLKKKAGVALTAGQAVTGDKGVVADKGGVPVGITWEAAEAGAELVPVKLNIFPATAAAGG from the coding sequence ATGGCTAAGAATTATCAACAACAGGGATTAACTGTTGAAATTAAAAATACAGGTGCAACCGCTATTATCAGTGGCGATTTGGTCATGGTGGGTGCATTAGCCTGTATCGCTGCAACAAATATTGAACCAGGGGAAACTGGTGATGGATTTGCTGAAGGTGTCTTTTTACTAAAGAAAAAGGCGGGCGTTGCATTAACGGCAGGTCAAGCGGTGACAGGTGATAAAGGGGTTGTTGCAGATAAAGGCGGCGTTCCTGTTGGTATCACATGGGAAGCGGCTGAAGCTGGCGCGGAATTAGTACCCGTAAAACTTAATATTTTCCCAGCGACAGCGGCAGCAGGTGGTTAA
- a CDS encoding ClpP-like prohead protease/major capsid protein fusion protein, with protein sequence MQTRNAHLMLPKNSTKMSKPLMSAPEKSWFQMKATSETSADIYIYDEIGMWGISAKRFTEDLISLGNINHINLHIHSPGGEVFEGIAIYNQLKNHNANITVYIDGLAASMASVIAMVGDEVKMPKNAMMMIHKPWGVSWGDANDMRDYADLLDKVENVLIPAYMEKTGKTKEEIEAMLGEETWLTAEECVEHGFANTVIEPVKAMASLSSKRIEEFKSMPKSLQNTLKNSLANPRNTITSNAPATEPAPQSQNPTNTQQPDTASIQAQARQAEQTRMNGIKDLFAMFGGKHDSIMVECLTDINCTVEQAKDKILDLVAKEATPTNKNNYGAHIYANNGNLVGDSVRASLMARAGYDEIQADNPYNCMTLRELARMSLADRGVGVASYNPMQMIAMAFTHTTSDFGNILLDVANKSILQGWNEAEETFDLWTKKGQLSDFKTATRVGMGGFNSLRTVREGAEYKYVTTSDKKETIALATYGELFSISRQAIINDDMSMLTDIPMKLGSAAKATIGDLVYLILTKNEKMRSDNKPLFSADHGNTIKGGMDVDTIGNGRTAMRKQKEGERTLNIRPAFMLVPTALEIAAIQVVGSGSVKGADVNANIINPIRNIAEIITEPRLDINSDTTWYMTSAKGTDTIEVAYLNGVDTPYIDQQEGFTSDGVTTKVRIDAGVAPVDYRGLVRVEAP encoded by the coding sequence ATGCAGACGAGAAACGCGCATCTCATGCTACCAAAAAACAGCACGAAGATGAGTAAACCGCTAATGTCGGCACCGGAGAAAAGCTGGTTTCAAATGAAAGCAACCAGTGAGACTTCAGCCGATATTTATATTTATGACGAAATTGGGATGTGGGGGATAAGTGCAAAGCGATTTACCGAAGATTTAATTTCCCTTGGCAATATCAACCATATCAACCTCCATATTCATTCACCCGGCGGTGAGGTTTTTGAGGGTATCGCCATTTATAACCAGCTCAAAAACCACAATGCCAACATTACGGTTTATATCGATGGGTTAGCGGCTTCCATGGCGTCCGTTATTGCCATGGTGGGTGACGAAGTCAAAATGCCAAAAAATGCCATGATGATGATCCATAAACCTTGGGGTGTGTCGTGGGGTGATGCCAATGATATGCGAGATTATGCTGATCTGCTCGATAAGGTCGAAAACGTCTTAATTCCTGCCTACATGGAAAAAACTGGGAAAACCAAAGAAGAAATTGAAGCCATGCTCGGCGAAGAGACATGGTTAACGGCAGAAGAGTGCGTGGAGCACGGTTTTGCTAATACTGTGATTGAGCCGGTTAAAGCCATGGCCAGTCTTTCATCTAAACGCATCGAGGAATTTAAATCCATGCCGAAATCATTACAAAACACCTTGAAAAATAGCTTAGCTAACCCACGAAACACAATAACATCAAACGCACCGGCGACAGAGCCTGCACCACAATCACAAAATCCAACTAATACACAACAGCCAGATACGGCAAGCATTCAGGCGCAAGCACGACAAGCCGAGCAAACGCGCATGAATGGTATTAAAGATTTGTTTGCGATGTTCGGCGGTAAGCATGACAGCATCATGGTTGAGTGCCTGACAGATATCAACTGCACCGTCGAGCAAGCAAAAGACAAAATTTTAGATTTGGTAGCCAAAGAGGCGACACCAACAAATAAAAATAATTACGGTGCTCATATTTATGCGAATAACGGTAATCTTGTCGGGGATAGCGTCCGCGCATCATTAATGGCGCGTGCAGGATATGATGAAATTCAAGCCGATAACCCATATAACTGCATGACTTTACGTGAATTGGCGCGTATGTCATTAGCGGATCGCGGTGTGGGCGTTGCGAGTTACAATCCAATGCAAATGATTGCGATGGCCTTTACGCATACAACCTCAGACTTCGGTAATATTCTCCTCGATGTTGCCAATAAATCCATTTTACAGGGGTGGAATGAAGCAGAGGAAACCTTTGATTTATGGACCAAGAAAGGCCAACTTAGTGACTTTAAAACCGCAACGCGTGTAGGGATGGGGGGCTTCAATTCACTTCGTACCGTCCGTGAAGGGGCAGAATATAAATACGTAACGACCAGTGACAAAAAAGAGACGATTGCACTGGCGACTTACGGGGAGCTGTTTAGCATTTCTCGTCAAGCCATTATCAATGACGACATGTCCATGCTAACCGATATCCCAATGAAATTGGGGAGTGCTGCAAAAGCGACGATTGGGGATCTGGTTTACCTTATTTTAACCAAAAATGAAAAAATGCGGTCCGATAATAAACCTCTCTTTAGTGCTGACCATGGCAACACGATTAAGGGGGGAATGGATGTTGATACTATTGGTAACGGTAGAACCGCTATGCGTAAGCAAAAAGAAGGTGAACGCACGTTAAATATTCGCCCTGCCTTTATGCTTGTGCCGACCGCGTTAGAAATCGCTGCCATTCAGGTAGTAGGTTCAGGTAGCGTAAAAGGCGCAGATGTGAACGCTAATATTATTAACCCTATCCGCAATATCGCTGAAATCATCACAGAGCCCCGTTTGGATATCAACAGCGATACCACTTGGTATATGACTTCAGCGAAAGGCACTGACACAATCGAAGTTGCTTATCTAAATGGTGTTGATACGCCGTATATCGACCAACAAGAAGGTTTCACTTCTGACGGTGTAACTACAAAAGTCCGCATCGATGCTGGTGTTGCTCCTGTTGATTACCGCGGATTGGTGCGCGTTGAAGCTCCATAA
- a CDS encoding ATP-binding protein, which produces MSAFERLTDRLDALTTKRMGKPISINGIDHIGVDSHFLPEFGPVTGDGLSYVIFSAGYQPRKNDKVVAGGRSYLVTRYQRFNGKWMIFVEDDDDEGEG; this is translated from the coding sequence ATGAGTGCGTTTGAGAGGTTAACAGATCGACTGGACGCACTCACCACCAAACGAATGGGAAAGCCTATATCTATTAACGGTATAGACCACATCGGGGTGGATTCGCACTTTTTACCTGAATTCGGCCCCGTCACAGGGGATGGGCTTTCTTATGTCATTTTTTCAGCGGGTTATCAACCTAGAAAAAACGACAAAGTGGTTGCTGGTGGGCGCTCTTATCTGGTCACTCGCTATCAACGATTTAATGGTAAATGGATGATTTTTGTTGAGGACGATGATGATGAAGGGGAAGGATGA
- a CDS encoding phage portal protein: protein MNFLDKAISVISPGWASSRLRSRNQILAYEAAMPSRQHKARREPRNANQLTQTGGKSLREQARWLDNNHDLVIGILDKMEERVVGSRGIIVEPQPLSITGQIHEELAKQIRSAWAEWSIRPEVTGQFTRPMLERLLVRTWIRDGEVFAQLVKGNQKGLDKQAGIPFWLEALEPDFVPIHLDDTGENIRQGIQLNNWGRPQSYSVYKNLLTAGQQMGDLKSILAENMLHIKYVRRLHQVRGVSLFSGILMRLSSLKDYEDAELTAARIAASLGMYIKKGDGSFYDADEDKEDRNIIIEPGIIYDDLLPGEEVGMIKSDRPNPNLENFRNGQLRAVAAGSRGSYSSIARDYNGTYSAQRQELVESFEGYYILQDTFCGSISRPVYRQWLQMAIAAGVIVVQADVDRNSLYNATYSGPVMPWIDPLKESAAWKTQIRGGAATESDWVRARGGNPAEVKRRRKAEIDENKRLGLVYDTDPANDKGNDNADEKRASHATKKQHEDE from the coding sequence ATGAATTTTCTTGATAAAGCCATATCGGTGATTTCACCAGGATGGGCCAGTAGTCGCTTGCGCTCACGAAACCAAATCCTCGCCTATGAAGCCGCAATGCCATCACGGCAACATAAAGCAAGGCGAGAGCCCCGTAATGCCAATCAATTAACGCAAACTGGGGGGAAATCATTGCGCGAGCAGGCGCGGTGGTTAGATAACAACCATGATCTTGTGATTGGTATCCTCGATAAAATGGAGGAGCGGGTTGTTGGTAGTAGGGGAATCATCGTTGAACCTCAGCCACTATCAATAACAGGGCAAATCCATGAAGAACTAGCCAAACAAATAAGATCTGCTTGGGCTGAATGGTCAATTCGTCCAGAAGTGACAGGGCAATTTACGCGCCCAATGCTTGAGCGTCTCTTGGTTCGAACATGGATACGCGATGGGGAGGTCTTTGCTCAATTAGTCAAAGGAAACCAAAAGGGGTTGGATAAACAAGCGGGGATTCCGTTTTGGTTGGAAGCACTTGAACCTGACTTTGTTCCTATTCATCTTGATGATACAGGGGAAAATATCCGACAGGGGATCCAATTAAATAACTGGGGTCGCCCACAATCCTATTCTGTTTACAAAAACCTGTTAACCGCAGGACAGCAAATGGGAGATCTCAAATCCATCCTCGCTGAAAACATGCTGCATATAAAATATGTACGGCGGTTACATCAGGTGCGTGGTGTCAGTTTATTTTCAGGTATCTTAATGCGCCTAAGCTCTTTGAAGGACTATGAGGACGCAGAGCTTACAGCAGCAAGGATTGCAGCTTCATTAGGGATGTACATTAAAAAAGGTGATGGCAGTTTCTATGATGCCGATGAAGATAAAGAAGACCGAAATATCATCATTGAGCCGGGCATAATCTACGATGACTTATTGCCCGGTGAAGAAGTTGGCATGATCAAATCGGATAGGCCAAACCCAAACCTTGAAAACTTTCGGAACGGTCAGTTAAGAGCTGTTGCTGCAGGTAGCCGGGGTAGCTATTCCAGTATTGCTCGTGACTACAACGGAACATACAGCGCACAAAGACAAGAACTGGTGGAGTCATTTGAAGGGTATTACATCTTGCAAGATACCTTCTGCGGCTCAATTAGTCGGCCTGTTTATCGACAATGGTTACAGATGGCTATCGCTGCTGGCGTCATTGTGGTTCAGGCTGATGTTGACCGTAACTCACTGTACAACGCGACATACAGCGGGCCTGTTATGCCATGGATAGATCCACTTAAAGAGTCAGCGGCATGGAAAACACAAATTCGAGGAGGGGCGGCAACAGAGAGTGATTGGGTTCGTGCTAGAGGTGGAAACCCAGCGGAAGTTAAACGCCGCCGCAAAGCGGAAATTGATGAAAATAAACGGCTTGGATTGGTTTATGACACAGATCCCGCCAATGACAAAGGTAACGACAATGCAGACGAGAAACGCGCATCTCATGCTACCAAAAAACAGCACGAAGATGAGTAA
- a CDS encoding lysozyme, whose product MPKIPNKIKKAAAGGLIALTVSMIAYFEGMETKPYKDVVNVTTVCFGHTGADIIPTKTYTESECLALLEKDLSIVRKGVDTLIKVDIDDNTRAAIYSFAYNVGTGAFARSTMLKKLNAGDIAGACNELKRWTYAGGKEWKGLITRREIENAVCLGKFDSAYFYSLSDSPSTWQLAYMYSETIPVVLTR is encoded by the coding sequence ATGCCAAAGATACCAAATAAAATCAAAAAAGCTGCCGCTGGTGGCTTAATTGCATTGACTGTAAGCATGATTGCTTATTTTGAAGGCATGGAAACTAAACCTTATAAAGATGTTGTGAATGTCACTACAGTTTGTTTTGGGCATACGGGCGCTGACATTATCCCCACAAAAACCTATACAGAATCAGAATGTTTAGCTTTGCTTGAAAAAGACCTCAGCATAGTCAGAAAGGGTGTAGACACTCTAATCAAAGTCGATATTGACGATAACACCCGAGCCGCTATTTACTCCTTTGCTTACAACGTGGGCACAGGTGCTTTTGCGCGTTCTACGATGCTAAAGAAACTGAATGCAGGTGATATCGCTGGTGCTTGCAATGAATTAAAACGCTGGACTTATGCAGGGGGTAAAGAGTGGAAAGGCCTAATAACACGCAGAGAGATAGAAAATGCAGTATGCCTTGGAAAGTTCGACTCGGCTTACTTTTATTCTTTATCGGATTCCCCATCTACTTGGCAACTGGCGTATATGTACTCAGAGACGATACCTGTGGTGTTGACAAGGTAA
- a CDS encoding DUF1441 family protein gives MSNISNLGDAYNWSVAKIAEAFGLNRGTVKKRLLDANTPIANMVRGNPVYALRDIGPILFGADPDANTNSLQDPSLMPPKDRKDWFQSENERIKLETTLKQLVPVADVHLEMAVLVKAITQVLDTWPDKLERDKGWNAEQLTEVQIIVDELRDILASRVMDAEDFDE, from the coding sequence ATGTCCAACATCAGCAATCTGGGGGACGCCTACAACTGGAGCGTGGCTAAGATTGCTGAAGCATTCGGCTTGAATCGCGGAACAGTTAAAAAGCGATTGCTCGATGCAAACACCCCGATAGCAAATATGGTTCGGGGAAATCCCGTTTACGCTTTACGAGATATTGGCCCGATACTTTTCGGCGCTGACCCTGATGCCAATACGAACAGTCTGCAAGATCCATCATTAATGCCACCCAAAGATAGGAAAGATTGGTTCCAGTCTGAAAACGAACGGATAAAACTAGAAACCACACTTAAACAATTGGTTCCTGTTGCCGATGTGCATTTGGAAATGGCGGTATTAGTTAAAGCAATAACCCAAGTTTTAGATACATGGCCCGATAAATTAGAGCGAGATAAGGGATGGAACGCAGAGCAGCTCACTGAGGTGCAAATCATTGTTGATGAATTACGGGATATTCTCGCTTCTCGCGTGATGGATGCGGAGGATTTTGACGAATGA
- a CDS encoding DUF1133 family protein, which translates to MIYPLTTGKGEEHLKLRTLESVWIRGRLKMWGRWAAFSKVPDAAGMFNQLLEEPTITKKALKDAMKRMRTSGLSKETLLMFLEEFKDKKALSSMWFCSDAEGGKMDKVICEVMKADAGLLNILKEHYVYKKSKYKIAQELCEQDGRYCLRTYQDRVKAWISVAEFMLYRPMCDEFDRKYHYGE; encoded by the coding sequence GTGATTTATCCATTAACGACAGGTAAAGGCGAAGAGCATTTAAAATTACGTACACTGGAAAGCGTGTGGATCCGTGGGCGTTTAAAAATGTGGGGAAGATGGGCGGCATTCAGTAAGGTACCAGATGCAGCGGGTATGTTTAACCAGTTATTAGAAGAGCCAACAATTACCAAAAAAGCCTTAAAAGATGCAATGAAGAGAATGCGCACATCAGGGCTATCTAAAGAAACGTTATTAATGTTCTTGGAAGAATTTAAGGATAAAAAGGCACTCAGTAGTATGTGGTTCTGTTCGGATGCTGAAGGCGGCAAAATGGACAAGGTCATTTGTGAGGTTATGAAAGCTGATGCTGGTTTATTGAATATCCTAAAAGAGCATTATGTTTATAAAAAATCCAAGTATAAAATCGCGCAGGAGCTTTGTGAGCAAGATGGCCGTTATTGTTTGCGTACATATCAGGATAGGGTTAAGGCGTGGATTAGTGTTGCTGAGTTTATGCTATATCGTCCGATGTGTGATGAATTCGACCGTAAGTATCATTACGGCGAATAA
- a CDS encoding phage N-6-adenine-methyltransferase: protein MAQIAPQSDYVKKLNTLKLQPTHELKEIKDQWQSPENLVCGINSIYGPFTLDLFTDGENSKAPHFYTAEDNALTQDWSAKLKEIGGVAFGNPPYSRSSYHGKQAITGVRHIMSHASAMRELGGRYVFLLKAATSEVWWPENADHICFIRGRIGFDVPKWFIPADEKQKPTGAFFAGAIVVFDKTWNGKAFDYISREELEQRGKAFIEQAQWLAKRVAA, encoded by the coding sequence ATGGCTCAAATAGCACCGCAAAGCGATTACGTTAAAAAGCTCAATACTCTGAAGTTGCAGCCAACTCACGAACTTAAAGAGATTAAGGATCAGTGGCAATCACCCGAAAACCTTGTATGTGGCATTAATTCAATCTATGGACCATTTACCCTAGACCTATTCACTGACGGTGAAAATAGTAAGGCACCTCATTTCTATACCGCGGAAGATAACGCTCTCACTCAAGATTGGTCAGCGAAGTTAAAAGAAATTGGCGGTGTTGCCTTTGGTAATCCTCCGTACTCACGTAGCTCATATCATGGAAAGCAAGCAATAACAGGTGTTCGTCACATTATGTCCCATGCTTCAGCGATGCGGGAACTTGGTGGTCGATATGTCTTTTTATTGAAAGCAGCAACGAGTGAGGTGTGGTGGCCAGAAAATGCAGATCACATCTGTTTTATCCGTGGGCGTATTGGTTTTGACGTTCCGAAGTGGTTTATCCCCGCTGATGAAAAACAAAAACCAACCGGTGCATTCTTTGCCGGGGCAATTGTTGTTTTCGATAAAACATGGAATGGAAAAGCATTTGATTACATTAGCCGTGAAGAATTAGAACAGCGCGGTAAGGCATTTATAGAGCAAGCACAGTGGTTAGCGAAGAGGGTGGCTGCATAA
- a CDS encoding DUF968 domain-containing protein — translation MSHQWILTPILIPELSAVIFRPGAHLNTFNGRMLLMTLPDELKHKPSGLISLSDRYLSDALNEIEMLKPVLRLSVDPEPPASFMKKPKLQRWTNDKYLQWVKSQPCCVCGATSDDAHHLIGHGQGGIGTKAHDLFTIPLCRIHHSELHKDPNGWEREHGSQLIFLIRFLDRSAALGVFG, via the coding sequence ATGAGTCATCAATGGATATTAACCCCAATATTAATCCCTGAACTTAGCGCGGTGATATTTAGACCAGGTGCACATTTAAATACATTCAATGGAAGAATGTTGCTCATGACTTTGCCTGATGAACTGAAACATAAACCGTCAGGCCTTATTTCCCTTTCTGACCGCTACCTCAGCGACGCGCTGAATGAGATTGAGATGTTAAAGCCAGTGCTAAGACTTTCTGTAGATCCTGAACCACCAGCAAGTTTTATGAAGAAACCTAAATTACAGCGCTGGACTAATGATAAATATCTGCAGTGGGTTAAATCACAGCCATGTTGCGTATGCGGTGCTACATCGGACGATGCACATCACCTAATCGGTCATGGTCAGGGCGGTATTGGCACTAAAGCCCATGACTTGTTCACTATTCCATTATGTCGCATTCACCACAGCGAATTGCATAAGGATCCAAACGGATGGGAAAGGGAGCATGGTAGCCAATTAATTTTTTTAATTCGATTCCTAGACCGTTCAGCGGCACTGGGTGTTTTCGGTTAA
- a CDS encoding Lar family restriction alleviation protein codes for MKNKMPEIHQCKCGSEDLHIQTLEYRTWFYVYCHSCGAKGPAVNDKPSAIAIWNKVVTNG; via the coding sequence GTGAAAAACAAAATGCCAGAAATTCACCAATGCAAATGCGGTAGTGAAGATCTCCACATTCAGACTCTTGAATACCGTACTTGGTTTTATGTTTATTGTCATAGCTGTGGGGCGAAAGGCCCTGCAGTAAATGATAAGCCATCAGCAATAGCAATTTGGAATAAGGTGGTAACAAATGGCTAG
- a CDS encoding class II holin family protein yields MRMDKLTTGASYAASTGSTFYWLKQLLDGFSSEQWAAIGVLGSLLLGVATFLTNLYFKRKEDKRKEAAHAKDTK; encoded by the coding sequence ATGCGTATGGACAAATTAACAACTGGCGCCTCCTATGCTGCCTCTACGGGTTCAACATTCTATTGGCTAAAACAATTATTAGATGGTTTCTCATCTGAGCAGTGGGCAGCGATTGGGGTGTTGGGAAGCCTACTTTTAGGTGTAGCTACATTTTTAACAAATTTATATTTCAAACGAAAAGAAGATAAGCGCAAAGAGGCGGCTCATGCCAAAGATACCAAATAA
- a CDS encoding phage terminase large subunit family protein — translation MTVNYASASTVRKDVASLLKAPRRMPIAQAVKKYMRVPMGEGSSIPWDDSLTPYIIEPMNCLADRRYDSVIFVGPARTGKSLGLIDGWIVYVIVCDPADFLLIQMTEEKAREHSKKRLDRAFRSSREVAKRLSPHRNDNNVHDKTFRAGNYLKIGWPSVNIMSSSDYRFVALTDYDRFPEDIDGEGDAYTLAAKRTTTFMSAGKTLVESSPGREITDSKWRRNTPHEAPPTTGILSLYNRGDRRRWYWPCPHCSEYFLPNRENMVGFSEGDDPTVGSKAARLQCPHCMGIIEPEQKRELNNKGVWLREGQSIDQNGVITGEPRESRIASFWMEGPAAAYQTWEKLVYNLLNAEQEYERTGSEETLKSVINTDWGQPYLPKISQEQRSGDDLKARAEYWDYGTVPDGVRFLVATVDVQGGKKRRFVVQVTGYGARGERWIIDRFDITRSLRYSEDGEARKIDPSSYAEDWNILIPDVLDKTYPLQDREDLEMGVHAMAIDTGGEEGVTDNAYQFWRKCKKDGLARRVYLFKGDGKAKSKLITKSYPDNTERSDRRARARGDVPIYLLQTNELKDRISAHLGRETVGNNYVHFPDWLDDSFYDELTYEERDSSGKWSKPGKGANEAFDLMVYAHALVILLGYEKIKWENPPKWAQLPDISEVKLSPLTSNQPPPKSTPIQTQTETQETKPSASSAWTPVSSTSGGWV, via the coding sequence ATGACAGTAAATTATGCCTCAGCATCAACGGTAAGAAAGGATGTCGCATCATTATTAAAAGCTCCCCGTAGAATGCCAATTGCTCAGGCTGTAAAAAAATATATGCGCGTTCCAATGGGGGAAGGCTCTTCAATACCGTGGGATGATTCATTAACACCTTATATTATTGAACCCATGAATTGCCTTGCAGATCGTCGCTATGACTCAGTGATATTTGTTGGTCCAGCTCGAACAGGAAAATCATTGGGGCTGATTGATGGCTGGATCGTCTATGTCATTGTTTGTGACCCTGCAGACTTTCTTCTCATCCAAATGACGGAAGAAAAGGCGAGGGAACACTCTAAAAAACGATTGGATAGAGCCTTTCGTTCAAGTCGAGAGGTGGCTAAAAGACTAAGCCCTCACCGCAATGATAATAACGTTCATGACAAAACATTCAGGGCGGGGAATTATTTAAAAATTGGCTGGCCATCCGTCAATATTATGTCCTCTTCGGACTATCGGTTTGTTGCATTAACGGATTATGACCGGTTTCCTGAAGATATAGACGGAGAGGGTGATGCCTACACACTAGCCGCAAAGCGTACAACGACATTTATGTCCGCAGGTAAAACACTTGTTGAAAGCTCTCCTGGTCGAGAAATAACAGACAGTAAATGGCGACGAAATACACCTCATGAGGCACCACCTACAACGGGGATTTTGTCACTTTATAATCGGGGTGATCGCCGCCGCTGGTATTGGCCATGTCCGCATTGTTCAGAATATTTCTTACCAAACCGTGAAAACATGGTGGGCTTTAGTGAGGGCGATGACCCAACAGTAGGTAGCAAGGCAGCACGATTACAGTGTCCACACTGCATGGGAATTATCGAACCAGAACAGAAAAGAGAGCTAAACAATAAAGGCGTTTGGCTTAGAGAGGGGCAGTCGATTGACCAAAATGGCGTTATAACAGGTGAGCCAAGAGAGTCACGCATTGCTTCATTTTGGATGGAAGGTCCTGCTGCGGCTTATCAAACATGGGAAAAGTTAGTTTATAACTTACTTAATGCGGAGCAGGAATACGAGCGAACAGGCAGCGAGGAAACGTTAAAGTCAGTCATTAACACTGACTGGGGGCAACCGTATTTACCGAAAATCAGCCAAGAACAGCGAAGCGGCGATGATCTCAAGGCTCGTGCTGAGTATTGGGATTATGGAACGGTACCCGATGGTGTTCGTTTTCTTGTGGCTACCGTTGACGTGCAGGGTGGTAAAAAACGTCGATTTGTTGTTCAAGTCACAGGCTATGGCGCTAGAGGTGAACGTTGGATAATAGACCGTTTCGACATCACTCGCTCTTTACGTTATAGCGAAGATGGTGAGGCTAGAAAAATAGACCCATCTTCTTATGCGGAAGATTGGAATATATTAATTCCTGATGTACTTGATAAAACCTACCCACTTCAAGATCGTGAAGATTTAGAAATGGGAGTCCACGCTATGGCGATAGATACCGGTGGTGAGGAAGGGGTAACGGATAACGCTTATCAATTTTGGCGTAAATGCAAAAAAGACGGCCTAGCGCGCCGTGTCTATCTGTTTAAAGGAGATGGTAAAGCCAAAAGCAAGCTGATTACCAAATCCTACCCTGATAATACGGAACGTTCAGACCGCCGTGCAAGAGCGCGTGGTGATGTGCCTATTTATTTGTTGCAAACAAATGAATTAAAAGACCGTATTTCCGCACATTTAGGGCGGGAGACTGTGGGTAATAACTATGTCCATTTCCCTGACTGGCTCGATGATTCGTTTTACGATGAATTAACGTATGAAGAGCGCGACAGCAGCGGAAAATGGTCAAAGCCGGGCAAAGGGGCTAACGAAGCTTTTGACTTGATGGTCTATGCACATGCGTTAGTTATTTTACTCGGTTACGAAAAAATCAAATGGGAGAACCCGCCTAAGTGGGCTCAGTTGCCGGATATCAGTGAAGTTAAACTATCACCTCTGACTTCTAATCAACCTCCTCCAAAATCAACACCAATTCAAACTCAAACAGAAACGCAAGAAACCAAGCCTAGCGCAAGTTCGGCATGGACTCCTGTGTCTTCAACATCTGGGGGATGGGTATGA